The following proteins are encoded in a genomic region of Cuculus canorus isolate bCucCan1 chromosome 21, bCucCan1.pri, whole genome shotgun sequence:
- the LOC128854271 gene encoding probable DNA double-strand break repair Rad50 ATPase gives MLLRERDQGLNACEHPSEGLETNPSSYLQVSKAGRRERKLEKEVGELRKALQEKTTAIEKADAELHEAQRQIVELRALQLKEEQRSKDTIRKVERLQKQLSQLQRENRSLREQLAEMEKIGRERMG, from the exons ATGTTGCTGAGAGAACGCGACCAAGGCCTCAATGCATGTGAACACCCATctgaggggctggagaccaACCCGAGCTCATATCTGCAGGTGAgcaaagctggaagaagagaaagaaaactggagaaggaggtgggagagctgagaaaagccctgcaggaaaaaacaacagctATAGAGAAGGCAGACGCTGAATTACATGAGGCCCAGAGGCAGATAGTGGAGCTGcgtgctctgcagctgaaggaagaacagaggagCAAAGACACCATCAGGAAGgttgaaaggctgcagaaacaACTGTCCCAGCTCCAAAGGGAAAATCGTTCCCTCCGTGAGCAGttggcagagatggagaagatcgGCAGAGAGCGAATG GGATGA
- the LOC128854228 gene encoding uncharacterized protein LOC128854228, giving the protein MKRIWKILRRRNMGVRSVPCESTSGHELCPEGQDKLPPVDAGSTSAQEQPLVKKPDTNWQHTANSPVESTEQENKRETAPGQAEAVSASSAPCGSGAVGDGQHKRAPRGSRASRAGKRARTPHGFGASGVGQHDRTPCGSGASGFKQCEPTPSSSRSAGGRLHEPSPSSSGSPGFEQRELTPCVSRGSGFEQQLLALGSMNPVPPCMDLLESGNVNPVPPRLNLLESSNVNPVPPRLNLLESGNVNPVPPHLDLLGSGRFVHAKILNQSLPLRILFHPNVK; this is encoded by the exons ATGAAGAGGATCTGGAAGATCCTGCGTCGGCGGAACATGGGGGTTCGGTCCGTGCCCTGTGAGAGCACGAGTGGCCATGAACTCTGCCCAGAGGGACAAGACAAACTGCCGCCTGTGGATGCCGGCAGCACCTCGGCCCAGGAGCAGCCCCTGGTGAAGAAGCCGGACACCAACTGGCAGCACACAGCCAACAG TCCTGTAGAGTCCACGGAGCAGGAGAACAAGAGAGAAACTGCTCCAGGCCAGGCAGAGGCTGTGTCGGCATCCAGCGCTCCCTGTGgatctggagctgttggagatgGGCAGCATAAACGCGCTCCCCGTGGGTCCAGGGCTTCTAGAGCTGGGAAGCGTGCACGCACTCCCCATGGGTTTGGAGCTTCTGGAGTCGGGCAGCATGATCGCACACCCTGTGGGTCCGGAGCTTCTGGATTCAAGCAGTGTGAACCCACTCCCTCCTCGTCCAGATCTGCTGGAGGCAGGCTGCATGaaccctctccctcctcatctGGATCTCCTGGCTTTGAGCAGCGTGAGCTCACTCCATGTGTGTCCAGAGGTTCTGGCTTTGAGCAGC AGCTTCTGGCTTTGGGCAGCATGAACCCAGTCCCTCCATGTATGGACCTTCTGGAGTCAGGCAACGTGAACCCAGTCCCACCACGTCTGAATCTTCTGGAGTCGAGCAACGTGAACCCAGTCCCTCCACGTCTGAATCTTCTGGAGTCGGGCAACGTGAACCCAGTCCCTCCACATCTGGACCTCCTGGGGTCAGGCAGGTTTGTACACGCTAAGATTTTAAATCAGAGTCTTCCCTTGAGGATTCTCTTCCACCCCAATGTGAAATAA